The proteins below are encoded in one region of Stigmatopora argus isolate UIUO_Sarg chromosome 2, RoL_Sarg_1.0, whole genome shotgun sequence:
- the prss23 gene encoding serine protease 23, with amino-acid sequence MCSNLGFSRWPSTHLLLLLSVLPLVTSSSRPQWILQRIPAVLPLQSEPRPAPLFLSPARLDVASQCDPECHLKAHRPEDRDLPQFLAYQTLHADGRLSETAVGIYGLDPNPNRSSEKVPRRRKREIFGPDGRYSIGGRDFALKYPFSAAVKLSTGCSGTLVGDRHVLTAAHCVHDGKNYVKGAQRLRVGFLKPKRDSRGAVSNLTANVDAAAQSGKMKFQWIRAKRTHVPKGWIKGNANDIGMDYDYALLELKKAHRRRHLKLGVSPPSRRLPGRRVHFSGFDNDRPGQLVYRFCRAGEETSDLLYQRCDARPGASGSGVYARMWDAGRRRWERKVIGVFSGHQWVERRGASQEFNVAVRITPLKYAQICYWIKGNFVDCREG; translated from the exons ATGTGCTCCAATTTGGGATTTTCACG GTGGCCTTCCACACACTTGCTGCTTCTCCTGAGCGTCCTTCCCTTGGTCACCTCCTCCTCGCGACCCCAGTGGATCCTTCAGCGCATCCCGGCGGTCCTCCCGCTGCAAAGCGAGCCCCGCCCGGCCCCGCTCTTCCTCTCTCCGGCCCGCCTGGACGTGGCGTCCCAGTGCGACCCGGAATGCCACTTAAAGGCACATCGCCCCGAGGACCGGGACCTCCCCCAATTCCTGGCCTACCAGACCCTCCACGCCGACGGCCGACTGAGCGAGACCGCCGTCGGGATCTACGGCTTGGACCCCAACCCAAACCGGTCCTCCGAGAAAGTCCCCCGTCGTCGCAAACGTGAGATCTTCGGCCCCGACGGCCGCTACAGCATCGGCGGGCGCGACTTTGCGCTCAAGTACCCCTTCTCGGCGGCCGTCAAACTGTCCACCGGCTGCTCCGGCACCCTGGTCGGGGACCGCCACGTCCTCACGGCCGCCCACTGCGTCCACGACGGCAAGAACTACGTGAAGGGCGCCCAGCGACTCAGGGTGGGTTTCCTCAAACCCAAACGAGACTCCCGGGGCGCCGTTTCCAACTTGACCGCCAACGTGGACGCCGCCGCCCAGTCCGGGAAAATGAAGTTCCAGTGGATCCGGGCCAAGCGCACCCACGTCCCCAAAGGCTGGATCAAGGGCAACGCCAACGACATCGGGATGGACTACGACTACGCCCTCCTGGAACTGAAGAAGGCGCACAGACGGCGCCACCTGAAGCTGGGCGTGAGCCCGCCTTCCCGGAGACTGCCCGGCCGCCGCGTCCATTTCTCCGGGTTCGACAACGACCGCCCGGGTCAGCTGGTGTACCGCTTCTGCCGGGCCGGGGAAGAGACGTCCGACCTGCTCTACCAGCGTTGCGACGCCCGGCCCGGGGCCAGCGGCTCGGGGGTCTACGCCCGGATGTGGGACGCCGGGCGGCGGCGCTGGGAGAGGAAGGTGATCGGGGTCTTCTCCGGGCACCAGTGGGTGGAGCGGCGGGGGGCTTCGCAGGAATTTAACGTGGCCGTTAGGATCACGCCACTCAAGTACGCGCAGATCTGCTATTGGATAAAAGGAAATTTTGTGGACTGTCGGGAAGgttga
- the pcnp gene encoding PEST proteolytic signal-containing nuclear protein, giving the protein MANHERSRRTYRDDGGPLEEGGRVKTKPVSCSTVGRGSSKLKRTSQHFSSEEEDETPAESPPAPRKASKIAFGLGSSSSNAAGKKANPISIKLGASMSKPKEPVPTAPPKKVGMASVFNEDDDSEPEEMPPEAKMRMKNIGRETPTSAGPNSFNKGKQGFSDHQKLWERKLKVQEDKE; this is encoded by the exons ATGGCGAACCACGAACGCAGTCGAAGAACCTACCGCGACGACGGAG GGCCGCTGGAGGAGGGAGGCAGAGTGAAAACTAAGCCTGTCTCTTGTAGCACGGTGGGCCGAGGATCGAGCAAACTCAAACGCACGTCCCAGCATTTTTCGTCCGAGGAGGAGGACGAAACCCCGGCGGAAAGCCCACCCGCGCCCCGCAAGGCCTCCAAAATAGCCTTCGGCCtgggcagcagcagcagcaacgcCGCCGGGAAAAAGGCCAATCCCATATCTATCAAGCTCGGAGCGAGCATGAGT AAACCCAAAGAACCTGTGCCAACGGCTCCTCCAAAAAaggtcgggatggcgtcggttTTCAACGAGGATGATGAT AGCGAGCCCGAGGAGATGCCACCAGAAGCGaaaatgaggatgaagaacatAGGCAG ggAGACGCCTACCTCGGCAGGACCGAATTCCTTCAACAAGGGCAAGCAGGGCTTCTCCGATCATCAAAAACTTTGGGAGCGGAAGCTGAAGGTACAAGAAGATAAAGAGTGA
- the stk16 gene encoding serine/threonine-protein kinase 16, translated as MGQTMCICSRGSITIDNKKYYFLQQLDEGGFSYVDLVEGVKDGHFYALKKILCHDREGRQDAQTEMEMHQMFNHPNILSLVAHTFVERNGKSEAWLLLPYIRKGSLWSVLEKLREKGTYMPERQILKILRGICSGLKTIHDKGYAHRDLKPTNVLLNEDDIPVLMDLGSMNRARIEVRGSREAMTVQDWAAQRCTISYRAPELFNVESYCVIDERTDIWSLGCVLYCMMVLEGPYDLIFQRGDSVALAVQNPLVIPQPCSYSEGLQLLLSSIMVSNIQERPNVSWVLEQVQDLQSCSPNTQTNMV; from the exons atggggcAGACTATGTGCATCTGTTCTCGTGGTTCCATCACCATCGATAACAAAAAGTACTACTTTTTGCAACAACTTGACGAAGG TGGTTTCAGCTACGTGGATCTCGTCGAGGGGGTGAAGGATGGTCACTTCTATGCCTTGAAGAAAATTCTGTGTCACGACCGCGAAGGTCGCCAGGACGCCCAGACGGAAATGGAAATGCACCAGATGTTCAATCACCCGAACATTCTTAGCCTTGTAGCGCACACCTTTGTGGAGCGTAATGGAAAGAGCGAAGCCTGGCTGCTCTTACCTTACATCAGA AAGGGCAGTCTATGGTCGGTTCTTGAAAAGCTTCGAGAAAAGGGCACCTACATGCCCGAAAGACAGATTTTAAAAATCCTCCGAGGGATCTGTTCGGGACTCAAGACCATTCATGATAAAGGTTATGCTCAccg GGATCTCAAACCTACAAATGTGCTGCTAAATGAGGACGACATCCCCGTCCTGATGGACCTGGGCTCTATGAACAGAGCCCGCATTGAG GTGCGAGGATCCAGAGAAGCAATGACCGTGCAAGACTGGGCTGCCCAGAGATGCACCATCTCTTATCGAGCCCCGGAGCTCTTCAATGTGGAGAGCTACTGCGTTATTGACGAGCGCACTGATATCTGG TCACTGGGCTGCGTCTTATACTGCATGATGGTACTGGAGGGACCCTACGACCTGATCTTTCAGAGAGGCGACAGTGTGGCCTTGGCAGTCCAGAACCCGCTCGTCATCCCGCAGCCTTGCAG TTACTCGGAGGGACTGCAGCTGCTGCTGAGCTCCATAATGGTGTCCAACATCCAGGAAAGGCCCAACGTCAGCTGGGTTCTGGAGCAGGTCCAAGACCTGCAAAGTTGCAGCCCAAATACCCAAACCAATATGGTGTGA